In Meiothermus ruber DSM 1279, the following proteins share a genomic window:
- the soxB gene encoding thiosulfohydrolase SoxB, which yields MTRRELVQLMLALGITSPKAFAQAMDRPEALYDLPPFGNVTLLFNTDLHGQLRPHYFMEPPNLLAAKPLEGRPGYLTGEAFLRYYGIRRGSLEAYTFASVDFTALAQRFGPMGGGAYIGALIQQQKALAGEKRTLVLDGGDTWTNSGISLLTRGQVMVDWMNRVGFDHMVFHWEYTLGRARVEELVQALKAKIISFNIVDDLFGDPIYEPYAIHEIGGYTLGLIGSTFPYVKVSHPEEFSEGLSFGIRENELQKYVDELRGKGVDAVVMLSHNGVPLDLALAGRIKGLDLILTGHTHDFTPRPIRVGNTWLVAGGSAGKAVVRVDLQMKKGGIADIRAKTLPVATHLIKPDPGLEAFIREAYAPHLDYLDQVLGTTETLLYKRDSTYSTLDELAGRAVRAAYPEVEVAFSTGTRWGTAILPGQPITMDKILAFTGFTYPEVYVFKLKGERLQAVLEDVAANTFNPDPFYQQGGDMSRVFGLTYELVVNAPTGQRIRNVAIQGRRLDPNREYTLASFGGRLQRSGTLVEKYTPRPIYDLIAEYLKQVKTVNIPPRPSMRVLDQRYVLPG from the coding sequence GTGACCCGACGCGAACTGGTACAACTCATGCTGGCCCTGGGTATCACCTCCCCCAAAGCCTTCGCCCAGGCCATGGATCGCCCCGAGGCCCTTTACGATCTACCACCTTTTGGCAACGTCACGCTGCTTTTCAATACCGATCTGCACGGGCAGCTACGGCCCCATTACTTCATGGAGCCGCCCAACCTGCTGGCGGCCAAACCCCTGGAAGGCAGGCCTGGTTACCTTACCGGCGAGGCCTTTTTACGCTACTACGGCATCCGGCGGGGCAGCCTCGAGGCCTACACCTTCGCCTCGGTGGACTTTACCGCCCTGGCCCAACGCTTCGGGCCGATGGGGGGTGGGGCCTATATCGGGGCCCTGATCCAGCAGCAAAAAGCGCTGGCGGGTGAAAAACGCACCCTGGTACTGGATGGTGGGGATACCTGGACCAACTCCGGTATCTCGCTTCTGACCAGGGGGCAGGTCATGGTGGACTGGATGAACCGGGTGGGCTTCGACCACATGGTCTTCCACTGGGAGTACACCCTGGGGCGTGCGCGCGTAGAGGAGCTGGTGCAGGCCCTGAAGGCTAAAATCATCAGCTTCAACATCGTGGACGACCTGTTTGGCGACCCCATCTACGAGCCCTACGCCATCCACGAGATCGGCGGCTACACCCTGGGCCTGATTGGTTCAACCTTCCCCTATGTGAAGGTCTCGCACCCCGAGGAGTTCTCCGAGGGGCTCTCCTTTGGCATCCGGGAAAACGAGCTGCAGAAGTATGTGGACGAGCTGCGGGGCAAGGGTGTGGACGCGGTGGTGATGCTTTCCCACAACGGCGTACCGCTGGATCTGGCCCTGGCCGGGCGCATCAAGGGCCTGGATCTGATTCTGACCGGCCACACCCACGACTTTACCCCCAGGCCCATCCGGGTGGGCAACACCTGGCTGGTGGCCGGGGGCTCGGCGGGCAAGGCTGTGGTGCGGGTAGACCTGCAGATGAAAAAAGGAGGGATTGCCGATATACGGGCCAAAACCCTGCCGGTCGCTACCCACCTGATCAAGCCCGACCCCGGGCTCGAGGCCTTCATCCGCGAGGCCTACGCCCCCCACCTGGACTACCTCGACCAGGTGCTGGGCACCACCGAAACCCTGCTGTACAAGCGCGACTCCACCTACTCCACCCTGGACGAGCTGGCCGGACGGGCGGTTCGGGCCGCCTACCCCGAGGTGGAGGTAGCTTTCAGCACCGGCACCCGCTGGGGTACGGCCATCCTGCCGGGCCAGCCCATCACCATGGATAAAATCCTGGCCTTCACCGGCTTTACCTACCCCGAGGTCTACGTGTTCAAACTCAAGGGCGAGCGCCTGCAGGCCGTGCTCGAGGATGTCGCAGCCAACACCTTCAACCCCGATCCCTTCTACCAGCAGGGCGGCGACATGAGCCGGGTCTTTGGGCTTACCTACGAGCTGGTGGTAAACGCCCCCACCGGCCAGCGCATCCGCAACGTAGCCATCCAGGGCCGCCGACTCGACCCCAACCGGGAGTACACCCTGGCCTCCTTTGGGGGGCGCCTCCAGCGCAGCGGCACCCTGGTGGAAAAATACACCCCCCGCCCCATCTACGACCTGATTGCCGAGTACCTCAAGCAGGTCAAGACCGTTAACATCCCCCCGCGCCCCAGCATGCGGGTGCTGGATCAGCGCTATGTATTACCCGGATAA
- the soxY gene encoding thiosulfate oxidation carrier protein SoxY: MDRRTFLKASAGAVAGTVLANQLTSALAQGGLEGEDIANLEKGLQQVLGKSFKDLTPSQQVKLVAPTIAESGANVPVEIEASLPADQVKAIHCFSDKNANPLLFTVVLNGVLPYYATRVRVAETAPVRAVVETKDGRLLMASQSVRVTVGGCG, encoded by the coding sequence GTGGATAGAAGAACATTCCTAAAAGCATCGGCGGGGGCTGTGGCCGGAACCGTCCTGGCTAACCAGCTCACCTCGGCGCTGGCCCAGGGGGGCCTCGAGGGCGAGGACATCGCCAACCTCGAGAAGGGCTTGCAACAGGTTCTGGGTAAAAGCTTCAAAGACCTGACCCCTTCGCAGCAGGTCAAGCTCGTAGCCCCCACCATCGCCGAGTCGGGCGCCAACGTACCGGTGGAGATCGAGGCCAGCCTGCCCGCCGATCAGGTCAAGGCCATTCACTGTTTCAGCGACAAAAACGCCAACCCCCTGCTCTTCACGGTTGTTCTCAACGGGGTACTGCCCTACTACGCCACCCGCGTACGGGTCGCCGAGACCGCCCCGGTGCGGGCCGTGGTTGAGACCAAAGATGGCAGGTTGCTGATGGCCTCGCAGTCGGTACGGGTCACGGTAGGCGGTTGCGGTTAA
- a CDS encoding TlpA family protein disulfide reductase: protein MKRWLAVLTLFAVGLAVSPGQSAPDFRLRDLSGKVYTLGSFKGKPMVITFWASWCPICRAEFPRLHQLAQEYQVPFVVISREPRDTEQVVRDYMKNYPRFLPLLAQPGGDNPVAVANRYKVLGHPWTFVLDGEGKVVNLYAGRVDVESLKDDLALAGYPE, encoded by the coding sequence ATGAAACGCTGGCTGGCAGTTCTAACTTTGTTCGCGGTAGGCTTGGCCGTATCGCCGGGGCAGAGCGCGCCCGACTTCCGGCTGCGCGATTTATCCGGCAAGGTCTATACCCTGGGCAGCTTCAAGGGTAAGCCGATGGTGATTACCTTCTGGGCCAGCTGGTGCCCCATCTGCCGGGCTGAGTTCCCCAGGCTGCACCAGCTTGCACAGGAATACCAGGTGCCTTTTGTGGTGATTAGTCGTGAGCCCCGCGACACCGAACAGGTGGTGCGGGACTATATGAAAAACTACCCCCGGTTCCTCCCGCTTTTAGCCCAGCCGGGCGGCGATAACCCGGTGGCCGTAGCCAACCGCTACAAAGTACTGGGCCATCCCTGGACCTTTGTGCTCGACGGCGAGGGCAAGGTGGTGAACCTTTATGCGGGCCGGGTGGATGTGGAGTCCCTCAAGGACGACCTGGCCCTGGCTGGTTATCCAGAGTAA
- a CDS encoding rhodanese-like domain-containing protein — protein sequence MRKGWILLVLLGGLGLAQEMSPASLQEMGNFIKKTNPASYLLYAAEAKDFVEVFEPFILDVRTAEERSRGFLPGSVHIHISQLPDRLGELPKDKDKPILVYCGTGHVSAVAAAYLRALGYREVKNLNGGFRAWLELGLPVQRP from the coding sequence ATGCGGAAGGGTTGGATACTGCTGGTGCTGCTGGGTGGTCTGGGCCTGGCCCAGGAGATGAGCCCGGCCTCACTGCAGGAGATGGGCAACTTTATCAAGAAAACAAACCCCGCCAGCTACCTGCTCTACGCCGCCGAGGCCAAGGACTTTGTGGAGGTCTTCGAGCCTTTTATCCTGGACGTTCGCACCGCCGAGGAGCGCTCGAGGGGCTTCTTGCCCGGCTCGGTGCACATCCACATCAGCCAGCTACCCGACCGCCTGGGCGAGCTGCCCAAAGACAAAGACAAGCCCATCCTGGTCTATTGCGGCACCGGGCACGTCAGTGCGGTGGCGGCGGCCTATTTGCGGGCCCTGGGCTACCGCGAAGTTAAGAACCTGAATGGGGGTTTTCGGGCCTGGCTCGAGCTGGGCCTGCCGGTACAGAGACCCTAA
- a CDS encoding thioredoxin family protein, whose protein sequence is MRYILFTAIGIFMAVHAQGVDFNRWYPYTQASQYAQSHGRILMVYFWGEACPYCDQMNTHVLSDPRVSSILEHRFVVASVDSHSPEGRALSAQMRAFGTPSFVFFVPQGGTLKEAGRLFGSRTRAQFLSELQQICTKVGGEGCG, encoded by the coding sequence ATGCGGTACATACTGTTCACAGCAATAGGGATTTTCATGGCGGTGCACGCCCAGGGGGTGGACTTCAACCGCTGGTATCCCTACACCCAGGCCAGCCAGTATGCCCAATCGCATGGGCGCATTTTGATGGTTTATTTCTGGGGTGAGGCCTGCCCGTACTGTGACCAGATGAACACCCATGTGTTGTCTGACCCGCGGGTCTCGAGCATCCTCGAGCACCGCTTTGTGGTCGCCAGCGTGGACAGCCATAGCCCCGAGGGCCGGGCCCTGAGCGCGCAGATGCGGGCGTTTGGCACCCCCAGTTTTGTCTTCTTCGTACCCCAGGGGGGTACGTTGAAAGAGGCGGGCCGGCTATTTGGTAGCCGCACCCGTGCGCAGTTTCTGAGTGAACTGCAGCAGATCTGTACAAAAGTTGGAGGTGAAGGTTGTGGATAG
- the soxA gene encoding sulfur oxidation c-type cytochrome SoxA: MRNRSLWIGFLLALGLGLSIALTQQQEVDPYKEAERQRELFRQTAGILPGELYAAQGEELFTQKRGPKNASLEACDFGLGPGKLEGALTQLPRYFADTRRVEDLETRIVSCMVRLQGFKPEEIKRDEVKALTAYVASKSSEMPINVVPKTSQEIAMYNLGRELWYHRAGNRDMNCAICHDAYAGGKVRLSPVRSPRQGLSNEWPAYRFEADKLYTLQDRIAFCYESIGIAPPEFYSEPYIALSIYMLAEATKGKHKFTELPGFTR, encoded by the coding sequence ATGCGCAACCGCAGCCTGTGGATTGGATTTTTGTTGGCGCTGGGCCTGGGCCTGAGCATCGCCCTCACCCAGCAGCAAGAAGTGGATCCCTACAAGGAAGCCGAGCGGCAGCGGGAGCTGTTCCGCCAGACCGCCGGCATCCTGCCCGGCGAGCTGTACGCCGCCCAGGGCGAAGAACTCTTTACCCAGAAACGCGGCCCCAAGAACGCCAGCCTCGAGGCCTGCGACTTTGGCCTGGGGCCGGGGAAGCTCGAGGGCGCCCTGACCCAGCTCCCCCGCTACTTTGCCGATACCCGGCGGGTGGAGGATCTCGAGACCCGCATCGTGAGCTGCATGGTGCGCCTCCAGGGCTTCAAGCCCGAAGAAATCAAACGCGATGAGGTGAAGGCCCTCACCGCCTACGTGGCCTCCAAATCCAGCGAGATGCCCATCAATGTGGTGCCCAAAACCTCCCAGGAGATCGCTATGTACAACCTGGGCCGCGAGCTGTGGTACCACCGGGCCGGTAACCGCGACATGAACTGCGCCATCTGCCACGATGCCTACGCTGGGGGCAAGGTGCGGCTCTCACCGGTGCGCAGCCCGCGCCAGGGCCTATCCAACGAGTGGCCGGCCTACCGCTTCGAGGCCGACAAACTCTACACCCTGCAAGACCGCATCGCCTTCTGCTACGAATCCATCGGGATCGCCCCACCCGAGTTCTACTCCGAGCCCTACATCGCGCTTTCCATCTACATGCTGGCCGAGGCCACCAAGGGCAAGCACAAGTTCACCGAGCTACCGGGGTTCACCCGCTGA
- a CDS encoding translation initiation factor 2 encodes MKIKWTLWLGFVLSLSVLAQSLETTLRGVSVAEAQARVEAAVQAQGLKVARTLNLGGQVKNFKADFPDYLLMVLEPEAGVLAAVQENVMTAIILPPTIYLHAAQPGVVTVGTFDPDLMFGMLGVKNTKSRLLGARLKAVIASLGLPRKVAPAMMPDPSSGMMPAMMYRVEGGNVDELTLLIESELGNNGLNVLPSVRMGEVVGIQPCKSEWAYQMFMTQPAGGFAAPCRFFVAPIPGGVLVGAIEPMLMGIMPGVAQNQATMGMLQEARRVMSQILEGVGGQPYRPGQ; translated from the coding sequence ATGAAGATCAAGTGGACGCTGTGGTTGGGTTTTGTTCTTTCGCTGTCGGTTCTAGCCCAGTCGCTGGAAACCACCCTGCGCGGGGTTAGCGTGGCCGAGGCCCAGGCCCGGGTCGAGGCCGCTGTCCAGGCCCAGGGGCTTAAGGTGGCCCGCACCCTGAACCTGGGTGGACAGGTCAAAAACTTCAAAGCCGACTTCCCCGACTACCTGCTGATGGTGCTCGAGCCCGAGGCCGGGGTGCTGGCCGCGGTGCAGGAAAACGTCATGACCGCCATCATCCTGCCCCCCACCATCTACCTGCACGCCGCCCAGCCTGGGGTGGTGACGGTGGGCACCTTCGACCCCGATCTGATGTTCGGTATGCTGGGGGTCAAGAACACCAAGAGCCGCCTCTTGGGGGCCAGGCTCAAAGCGGTGATTGCCAGCCTGGGACTGCCCCGTAAAGTGGCGCCGGCCATGATGCCTGATCCCAGCTCCGGGATGATGCCAGCCATGATGTACCGGGTTGAAGGGGGCAACGTGGATGAACTCACCCTCCTGATCGAAAGCGAGCTGGGCAACAATGGCCTCAACGTGCTGCCCTCGGTCAGGATGGGTGAGGTGGTGGGCATCCAGCCCTGCAAGAGCGAGTGGGCCTACCAGATGTTCATGACCCAGCCCGCGGGCGGTTTTGCCGCGCCGTGCCGCTTCTTTGTAGCACCCATACCTGGCGGTGTACTGGTCGGGGCCATCGAACCCATGCTGATGGGCATCATGCCAGGCGTGGCCCAGAACCAGGCCACCATGGGCATGCTCCAGGAGGCCCGGCGGGTGATGAGCCAGATCCTGGAGGGGGTGGGCGGCCAGCCCTATCGCCCTGGGCAATAG
- a CDS encoding FAD-dependent oxidoreductase, with protein MSKVTRRKLLKAGAVAGAAAASSAFAQEFFSKPSSVLGPARGNRVVIIGGGWGGVSTARHLRRKNPNIEVVLIEKNPAFMSCPMSNLYLGGVKDLDFIVFDYANVARAGVTIINERAIEVNRAGRYVRTTSGLVFYNYLVVSPGIDYMYEAIQGYEEVKQFLPVGFKPWEHIALKRQLDNFEGGDLVLAIPKPPYRCPPGPYERAAMLAYYLKTNQIKGKVIVLDANPGPISKGPGFTAAYNDLYKDYIQYIPQAEVTAIDYARKEVKTPLGEFKFDLANIIPPMKAGEIVRTAGLGDRWANVRLPSFLSERDDRVYIIGDVIGNVPYPKSGQVAYNDGKIIAEHIAQRIAGKRLDEIANPLPDNICYSFVSNEESIWVSHKHNWDEAARQIRQQATVDNNRSKPNGALALEWARGLWSDMFGPDA; from the coding sequence ATGAGCAAGGTAACACGTCGTAAGCTTCTCAAAGCAGGTGCGGTAGCGGGTGCAGCGGCGGCCAGCAGCGCTTTTGCCCAGGAGTTCTTCAGCAAGCCCAGCAGCGTGCTGGGGCCGGCCAGGGGCAACCGCGTGGTGATCATCGGCGGAGGCTGGGGCGGCGTGAGCACCGCCCGGCACCTGCGGCGCAAAAACCCTAACATCGAGGTGGTGTTGATCGAGAAGAACCCCGCCTTCATGTCCTGCCCCATGAGCAACCTGTACCTAGGCGGGGTCAAGGATCTCGACTTTATCGTCTTCGACTACGCCAACGTGGCCCGGGCTGGGGTCACCATCATCAACGAACGGGCTATTGAGGTCAACCGGGCGGGCCGCTATGTGCGCACCACCAGCGGCCTGGTCTTCTACAACTACCTGGTGGTCTCGCCCGGCATCGACTATATGTACGAGGCCATCCAGGGGTACGAGGAGGTCAAGCAGTTCCTGCCGGTGGGCTTCAAGCCCTGGGAGCACATTGCCCTCAAACGCCAGCTTGACAACTTCGAAGGGGGTGACCTGGTGCTGGCCATCCCCAAGCCCCCCTACCGCTGCCCCCCAGGCCCCTATGAGCGGGCGGCCATGCTGGCCTACTACCTCAAGACCAACCAGATCAAGGGCAAGGTGATCGTGCTGGACGCCAACCCCGGCCCCATCTCCAAAGGCCCCGGCTTTACCGCGGCGTACAACGATCTCTACAAAGACTACATCCAGTACATTCCTCAGGCCGAGGTCACGGCCATTGACTACGCCAGGAAGGAGGTCAAGACCCCCCTAGGCGAGTTCAAGTTCGACCTGGCCAACATCATCCCGCCCATGAAGGCCGGCGAAATTGTACGCACCGCAGGGCTGGGCGACCGCTGGGCCAACGTGCGGCTACCTTCGTTCCTCTCCGAGCGGGACGATCGGGTTTACATCATCGGCGACGTGATCGGCAACGTACCCTACCCCAAGAGCGGGCAGGTGGCCTACAACGACGGCAAGATCATCGCCGAGCACATCGCCCAGCGTATCGCTGGTAAGCGCCTGGATGAGATTGCCAACCCGCTGCCCGACAACATCTGCTACAGCTTCGTGAGCAACGAGGAGTCCATCTGGGTATCGCACAAACACAACTGGGACGAGGCCGCCCGGCAGATTCGGCAGCAAGCCACCGTAGACAACAACCGCTCCAAGCCCAACGGAGCCCTGGCGCTGGAATGGGCCCGAGGCCTGTGGAGCGATATGTTTGGCCCGGACGCCTGA
- the soxZ gene encoding thiosulfate oxidation carrier complex protein SoxZ, with protein sequence MPINILVRFNPAKPKAGEDVRVQIVVQHPMEPGTRRDASGKLIPADHINEVNVTMDGQLIAQVKPGPGTSANPLFAFKMKASKAGQLKVTCKDLNGQTGEKTADLTLA encoded by the coding sequence ATGCCGATTAACATTCTGGTTCGCTTCAATCCAGCCAAACCCAAAGCGGGCGAAGACGTTCGTGTACAGATTGTCGTACAGCACCCCATGGAGCCCGGTACCCGCCGGGATGCCAGCGGAAAGCTGATCCCCGCTGACCACATCAACGAGGTGAACGTGACCATGGACGGGCAGCTCATCGCCCAGGTCAAGCCAGGCCCTGGCACCAGCGCCAACCCCCTGTTCGCCTTCAAGATGAAGGCTAGCAAAGCCGGCCAGCTCAAGGTCACCTGTAAAGACCTGAACGGCCAGACCGGCGAAAAAACCGCGGACCTCACCCTGGCCTAG
- a CDS encoding sulfite exporter TauE/SafE family protein, with product MLLAWMGAILIGLALGMLGSGGSILTVPILVYLVGEPDKLAIAESLAIVGLIALVGAIPYALKAQIDWRNVLFFGLPGMAGTYLGAYFSRWVPGVWQLGLFAVVMLLAAYMMFRPPRLEAPTQKRSYLKIVLDGLVVGILTGLVGVGGGFLIVPALVLLGGLPMHLAVGTSLLIVAMKSGSGFYKYLHLLPEQGYTVHWDIVLIFAALGIVGSLFGGRLAASLPQPTLRRGFAGFLVVMGVFILWQNLPRVLHG from the coding sequence TGCTGGGCTCGGGCGGCTCCATCCTCACAGTGCCCATCCTGGTCTACCTGGTGGGAGAGCCCGACAAACTGGCCATCGCCGAGTCGCTGGCCATCGTGGGCCTGATCGCCCTGGTGGGGGCCATACCCTACGCCCTCAAGGCCCAGATAGACTGGCGCAACGTGCTCTTTTTTGGCCTGCCGGGCATGGCCGGCACCTACCTGGGGGCCTACTTTTCCAGATGGGTGCCGGGGGTCTGGCAACTGGGGCTGTTTGCAGTGGTAATGCTGCTGGCCGCCTACATGATGTTCCGCCCTCCCAGGCTCGAGGCCCCCACACAAAAACGCTCTTACCTAAAAATCGTCCTGGATGGCCTGGTAGTGGGCATCCTCACCGGCCTGGTAGGGGTGGGTGGAGGGTTTTTAATTGTCCCGGCCCTGGTCTTGCTGGGCGGGCTGCCCATGCACCTGGCCGTGGGCACCAGCCTGCTGATTGTAGCCATGAAATCGGGCAGTGGGTTCTACAAATACCTGCACCTGCTACCCGAGCAGGGCTACACCGTGCACTGGGATATCGTGCTGATCTTCGCGGCGCTGGGCATCGTGGGCAGCCTGTTTGGGGGCCGTCTGGCCGCCTCACTCCCCCAGCCCACCCTGCGGCGCGGCTTTGCCGGGTTTTTGGTGGTGATGGGGGTTTTCATCCTGTGGCAGAACCTGCCCAGGGTGCTGCATGGGTAG
- the soxX gene encoding sulfur oxidation c-type cytochrome SoxX — MRRIYLLIPLVLLGLALGQTGPSYIDAELQRLIQAGGQNYSNILLKQAPDQALCSIHRNKLPAEVLGPFIEAQRQTIKYPADGKLMGDWRQGDAIFNTLARGNCFSCHVGSPRNIGGNVGPSLEKYGQRGTSEAVQKYTYEVIYNVWAYFPCTVMYRFGHGGLLKPEEIAHVVAYLLDPASDFNTKPALKR; from the coding sequence GTGCGGCGAATCTATCTGCTTATACCCCTGGTGCTCCTGGGTCTGGCGCTCGGGCAGACCGGCCCGTCTTACATCGACGCCGAACTTCAGCGGTTGATTCAGGCAGGGGGTCAGAACTACTCCAACATCCTGCTCAAACAGGCCCCCGACCAGGCCCTGTGCTCCATCCACCGCAACAAGCTGCCCGCCGAGGTGCTGGGCCCCTTTATTGAGGCCCAGCGCCAAACTATCAAATACCCCGCCGACGGCAAGCTGATGGGGGACTGGAGGCAGGGCGATGCCATCTTCAACACCCTGGCCCGCGGCAACTGTTTCTCCTGCCACGTGGGCTCTCCCCGCAACATCGGGGGCAACGTGGGGCCCAGCCTGGAGAAGTACGGCCAGCGCGGCACCTCGGAGGCAGTGCAGAAGTACACCTACGAGGTGATCTACAACGTCTGGGCCTACTTCCCCTGCACGGTGATGTACCGCTTCGGGCACGGCGGCCTGCTCAAGCCGGAGGAGATCGCCCATGTGGTGGCCTACCTGCTCGACCCGGCTTCGGACTTCAACACCAAACCGGCGCTGAAGCGCTAA
- the soxA gene encoding sulfur oxidation c-type cytochrome SoxA: protein MGRFWRLVGAVVLALFSLMVLAQEEDDPAKEAEKQKQQLLEQSGGILPSDLYVEQGEQLFKAKRGPKNASLEACDFGRGPGRLEGVVGRLPRYFFDTRRVEDLDSRIRTCMIRLQGFKPEEIKRSDVVAIAFYLASLSNEQPVVVRPLLPQEKKLYELGERLFYLRAGPRDMGCATCHVTYVGRRAGVLPYSDILKDKRAASHWPAFRYSNDQAWTMADRIRACYANLGMPAPDFYSEPIIALTLFMNVQANGARMDLPGFIR, encoded by the coding sequence ATGGGTCGCTTCTGGCGCTTGGTAGGGGCGGTTGTTCTAGCCCTTTTTAGCCTGATGGTGCTGGCCCAGGAAGAAGACGATCCGGCCAAGGAGGCCGAGAAGCAGAAGCAGCAGCTTCTGGAGCAGAGCGGGGGGATTCTTCCCAGCGACCTGTATGTGGAGCAGGGTGAGCAGCTCTTCAAAGCCAAGCGCGGCCCCAAAAACGCCTCCCTCGAGGCCTGCGACTTTGGCCGGGGGCCGGGCAGGCTCGAGGGGGTGGTGGGGCGACTGCCCCGCTACTTCTTCGATACCCGGCGGGTGGAAGACCTCGACTCGCGCATCCGCACCTGCATGATTCGCCTGCAGGGCTTCAAACCGGAGGAGATCAAGCGCAGCGATGTGGTAGCGATCGCGTTTTACCTGGCCTCGCTCTCCAACGAGCAGCCGGTCGTGGTACGCCCCTTGCTGCCTCAGGAGAAAAAACTCTACGAGCTGGGCGAGCGGCTCTTTTATCTGCGGGCCGGCCCACGCGATATGGGCTGTGCAACCTGCCACGTGACCTACGTGGGCAGGCGGGCCGGGGTGCTCCCCTACTCCGATATCCTGAAGGATAAGCGCGCCGCCAGCCACTGGCCTGCCTTCCGCTACTCCAACGACCAGGCCTGGACCATGGCCGACCGCATCCGGGCTTGCTACGCCAACCTGGGCATGCCTGCGCCCGACTTCTACTCCGAGCCCATCATCGCCCTGACCCTGTTTATGAATGTGCAGGCCAACGGGGCCCGGATGGACTTGCCCGGTTTCATACGCTAG
- the soxX gene encoding sulfur oxidation c-type cytochrome SoxX: MKKRYTLGLLAVLLAGLTLSQPSPFQQRVQQAIQNGGSKFAETMKQDPDQALCSQYRDKLPPELVGAFLERQRALIKYPADGKLMGDWKQGEALFTNPRKGNCYACHTGDPREAGAGRMGPGLVNYGQRGTSEAVVKYTYDKIYNAWATMPCSLMYRAGYHGILTPEETAHVTAFLLDPASPVNAKR; encoded by the coding sequence GTGAAAAAAAGATACACACTAGGACTTTTAGCCGTGCTGCTGGCCGGTCTCACCCTGTCGCAACCCAGCCCCTTTCAACAGCGGGTGCAGCAGGCCATCCAGAACGGCGGCAGTAAGTTTGCTGAGACCATGAAGCAAGACCCCGACCAGGCCCTGTGCTCGCAGTACCGCGACAAACTGCCCCCAGAGCTGGTAGGGGCCTTCCTCGAGCGCCAGCGGGCCCTGATTAAGTACCCCGCCGACGGCAAGCTGATGGGGGACTGGAAGCAGGGCGAGGCCCTTTTCACCAACCCCCGCAAAGGCAACTGCTACGCCTGCCACACCGGCGACCCCAGGGAGGCAGGGGCCGGGCGGATGGGGCCAGGGCTGGTGAACTATGGCCAGCGCGGCACCAGCGAGGCGGTGGTCAAGTACACCTACGACAAGATTTACAACGCCTGGGCCACCATGCCCTGCTCGCTGATGTACCGGGCCGGCTACCACGGCATCCTGACCCCGGAGGAAACCGCCCACGTGACCGCCTTCCTGCTCGACCCGGCCTCGCCGGTCAATGCCAAGAGGTGA